The Actinopolymorpha sp. NPDC004070 genome includes the window GATCGCCGAGTGGTCGGTGTCCGGCCGGCACTGGGCACCGGAAGTGATGCGGATAGGGGATCGTTACCACTCCTACTACACCGCCCGTCGCGCCGACAACGGGCAGCAGGCGGTGTCGGTCTCGGTCTCGGACTCACCTGCCGGCCCGTTCGTCGACGACCGCTCCGCACCTCTGGTCGGCCAGGCCGACGAGGGCGGCAGCATCGACGCGTCGCCGTTCCGCGACACCGACGGCTCACTGTGGTTGTTGTGGAAGAACGACGGCAACGCTGTCGGCCTCCCGTCGTACATCTACCTGCAGCGGCTGACCGACGACGGCCTGGAGCTTCGCGGTGAGCCGCAGCGGATCATCGGGATGGACCAGCCGTACGAGAAGTACACGATCGAGGGTGCCTCCGTGATCGTGTACGAGGGCGCCTACTACTGCTTCTACTCCACCGGGGAGTACTGGAACGACAGCTACGGCGTCTGCTGGGCAACGGCTCCCAAGGTCACCGGACCGTGGACCAAGCAGGGGAACGGTCCGATCCTGTCCGGCAACGAGGTGGCGTCCGGGCCTGGTCACGGCATGCCGATCGAGGTCGGCCCGCACTGGTGGTACGTCTACCACGCGTGGGAGCCCGACGGTCAGCCCTCCGGCCGCCTGGTCTGGCTTTCCCGGCTGAAGTTCACCGACGACGGACCGGTCATCGACGGCCCACGCGTGCAGAACCCGTTCGGGCCGATCGTCCCGCGCCGCACCTGACGGCCCGTACGCCGCCGGGCGGCAATCTGGACAGCGTTTCGCGGAACGCCGTTCAGCGGTTCGCGCCGTCGCGGTTCGCGCCCTTGCGGCGGGCCGCGGCGCGGCGGGCGACGTAGCGTTCGATCTTCAGGGCCTTGCCGCAGTCGTTCATGTCGCACCAGCGGCGGCTGTGGTTCTTCGAGGTGTCCAGGAACAACCAGGGGCAGCGCGCGCATCGCGACAGCCGGTGAAGCTGGTCGCTCACCAGCAGGTCGGCCGCGGCGGAGGCGACCGGGTGCAGGACCACGGCCAGGTCGTCGGATGCCGGCCACGCCCATCGCAGCACGGGCGATCCGGGGCGCGGGCTCGAGTGGCCGTTGTCGTTCTCGACCACGGTGGCCGCCGCCATCGCCTCGGTGACGTACGGGCGAAGACGAGCCCAGTGCTTCGCGGTCTGCGTACCGCCGGGCCCGCTCTCGACGATCCGGCCGAACAACTCGTTGAGCGTGTCGCGGAGGTCATGCGCGTGCGTGACGGTCCGCGCGGCGTCGTCGGCCCGGCGCCGCGCCGACCTGCGCAGCCGGTCCGCCTGCGCCTCGCTGATCGTCCCCACTCTGGTCGACCACGCCAGCAGGTCGTCGTAGGTCGCGGCATGGTCGTGCCGCTCCGGCCCCAGCGGGTCGTCGACGGTGTTGGCGAAGTCCAGCGCGAGGTGGCCGCCGACGATCGGCAGCTCCCTCGGGCCGGACAGCTGAGTCGATGATGTTTCCATCAAAGTCAGTTTTACCAGTTGCGGGTCGCCTGCGCACCTGGCATGTTTCCAGTGTGAGCAATTTAGCCGGTAACACCCAGGTCCGAGTCCGGAGTCCAGGCGAGCAGGACGGGGCCGGATCCGGTTCGGCTGTCGTGGCCTTGTGCGGAGTCCAGTTCGTCGACGTTCTCGGCGTGACGGTCGTGGTGACCGCGTTGCCGCGAATGCTGGCCGACCTCGGCGGGACGCCCGCGGCGGGCACGCTCGTCGTCACCGCGTACGCGATGTTCTTCGGCGGCCTGCTGATGGTGGCCTCGCGCATCGGTGACCGCCTCGGCCACCGTCGGGTGGTGCTCTGGGCGCTCGCATTGTTCGCCGTCGCGTCCGTGCTTGGTGCGCTGGCAGAGTCGGTGTGGATGCTCGCCTCGGCAAGAGCGTTGCAGGGTGCCGCGGCGGCCGCCTCGGTTCCGTGCGCACTGCGGTTGCTGACCACGGTCGTACCCGAGGGGCCGGTGCGCCGGCGCGCGGTCGCCGGGTGGAGCGCGGCCGGCGCCACCGCCGGAGCGTCGGGGTTCTTCGTCGGCGGCGTGCTGACCGAGATCATGTCCTGGCGGGCGGTGTTCTGGCTGGACATCCTGCTCGCCGCCGTGCTGGCCGCCGCCATCGTGGGAACGATCCCACGCGACCACGCGGACTCGTCGGGAGTACGCATCGGCTGGCGGTCGTCGCTGCTGCTCGTCGGGGGAGCGATGGGTGTCGTGGCCGGTACGACGATGCTCGGCGAGGACAGGTTGCGCGTGCTCGGTGCGGTGGTGACCGCCCTGGGCCTGCTGGCAACCTCCGGTTTCGTGGTGCTCGAACGCCGGTCCCGCCATCCGCTGGTGGAGCGTGCGGCCTGGCGGACCCGCGGCCTGCGCTGGGGTGCGTTCGGGTCGTTCTTCGCCACCGCGACGACCAGCTCGTCCGTCATCGTGGCCACCTTGTATCTCCAGGACAAGCTGGGGTTGACACCACTGCGCGCGGCCATGTTGCTGGTGTCGTTCAGCATCCTCGCCGCGGTCGGATCTGCGCTCGCACCTCGGCTGGTCGCGATCCTCGGCTGGAGCCGCAGCATGGGTGCCGGCCTGGGGGTCATCGCCGCGGGCACGCTGGTGTATGCCGCCTGGCCGCAGGTGGCCGGGATCGGCCTCGCCGCCGCGGCCGGTGGTCTGGGGATCGGGATCACCTCGGTGGCCGCGAACGACATGGGAACCACCGTCGACGTACACCTGAAGGGAACTGCCTCGGGTGTGCTCAACACCGCGGCCCAACTCGGCGCCGCGGTCGGCGTGGCCGCCATCGGTCTGGTCGCCACCGCGACGCAGCCCCGGATTGCGTGGCTGGTGGTCGTGGCGCTCGCAACGGGCGCCGCGGTGGCCGCGGCCATCAGCCGGGTTGCCGACGCCACTAGTGTCGGCGAGCGTGAACGAGATCCTGCCCGGCGGGTTCCACTCCGCGCCCGTCCGTAAAGGTGAGGTCGTCGAGCGGCGCGCCGGGCCCTGGACGCCCAAGGTCCACGCTCTGCTGCGGCACCTTCGCCGATCCGGCTTCGGCCAGGCTCCCGCTCCGGTGGCAGTCAGCGAGGACGGCCGCATCGAGACGCTCGGCTTCGTCGGGGGCGAGGGCGGGACCTACCCACTGACCGACGTCCAACGGTCCGGCGAGGCTCTTGTCAACGTGGCATTGGCAATCCGTGCGATGCACGACGCGACGGCTGGATTCGTGCCGCCCGACGAGGGTTCCTGGCAGGTCCGCACCAGCCTTCCGAGCGAGATCGACTGCATCGGCCACAACGACCTCGGGCCGTACAACCTCGTCTATCGAGGCGCCGAGGTCGCCGCCATCATCGACTGGGATTTCGCCGGTCCGTCGTCCCGGGCCTGGGACCTCTGCTATGCAGCACACCGCTTCGTACCGCTGTCCGCTCCGCGCTCCACGAGAGCATTCGGCTGGGACCCGGTGCCGGACCAGGCGGCGCGGTTGCGGACGTTCGCGATCGCGTACGGCGGTGACATCCCACCCGCACGGTTGCTGGACCTGCTGGTCGTCCGGCTTGGTTCGATCGCCGCGACGATCGAGCGGGAGGTCCGGGCCGGCAATCCCGCGTACGACCGGCAACGCGACGAGC containing:
- a CDS encoding glycoside hydrolase family 43 protein, which gives rise to MSRRALLAASGGVAAAAFMGGGTADAESRGYQNPVEPTNHPDPAVLFADGAFYLYSTAGSMGAMPVLTSPDLVHWTQVGNGMPVIAEWSVSGRHWAPEVMRIGDRYHSYYTARRADNGQQAVSVSVSDSPAGPFVDDRSAPLVGQADEGGSIDASPFRDTDGSLWLLWKNDGNAVGLPSYIYLQRLTDDGLELRGEPQRIIGMDQPYEKYTIEGASVIVYEGAYYCFYSTGEYWNDSYGVCWATAPKVTGPWTKQGNGPILSGNEVASGPGHGMPIEVGPHWWYVYHAWEPDGQPSGRLVWLSRLKFTDDGPVIDGPRVQNPFGPIVPRRT
- a CDS encoding ABATE domain-containing protein, producing the protein METSSTQLSGPRELPIVGGHLALDFANTVDDPLGPERHDHAATYDDLLAWSTRVGTISEAQADRLRRSARRRADDAARTVTHAHDLRDTLNELFGRIVESGPGGTQTAKHWARLRPYVTEAMAAATVVENDNGHSSPRPGSPVLRWAWPASDDLAVVLHPVASAAADLLVSDQLHRLSRCARCPWLFLDTSKNHSRRWCDMNDCGKALKIERYVARRAAARRKGANRDGANR
- a CDS encoding MFS transporter; this encodes MFPSKSVLPVAGRLRTWHVSSVSNLAGNTQVRVRSPGEQDGAGSGSAVVALCGVQFVDVLGVTVVVTALPRMLADLGGTPAAGTLVVTAYAMFFGGLLMVASRIGDRLGHRRVVLWALALFAVASVLGALAESVWMLASARALQGAAAAASVPCALRLLTTVVPEGPVRRRAVAGWSAAGATAGASGFFVGGVLTEIMSWRAVFWLDILLAAVLAAAIVGTIPRDHADSSGVRIGWRSSLLLVGGAMGVVAGTTMLGEDRLRVLGAVVTALGLLATSGFVVLERRSRHPLVERAAWRTRGLRWGAFGSFFATATTSSSVIVATLYLQDKLGLTPLRAAMLLVSFSILAAVGSALAPRLVAILGWSRSMGAGLGVIAAGTLVYAAWPQVAGIGLAAAAGGLGIGITSVAANDMGTTVDVHLKGTASGVLNTAAQLGAAVGVAAIGLVATATQPRIAWLVVVALATGAAVAAAISRVADATSVGERERDPARRVPLRARP
- a CDS encoding phosphotransferase produces the protein MNEILPGGFHSAPVRKGEVVERRAGPWTPKVHALLRHLRRSGFGQAPAPVAVSEDGRIETLGFVGGEGGTYPLTDVQRSGEALVNVALAIRAMHDATAGFVPPDEGSWQVRTSLPSEIDCIGHNDLGPYNLVYRGAEVAAIIDWDFAGPSSRAWDLCYAAHRFVPLSAPRSTRAFGWDPVPDQAARLRTFAIAYGGDIPPARLLDLLVVRLGSIAATIEREVRAGNPAYDRQRDERHTDGYREDIAYVLANRAALLG